Proteins encoded by one window of Companilactobacillus ginsenosidimutans:
- the carB gene encoding carbamoyl-phosphate synthase large subunit has translation MTKRTDISKIMVIGSGPIIIGQAAEFDYSGTQACLALKELGYQVVLVNSNPATIMTDTEIADKVYIEPITLQFVSQILRKEKPDAILPTLGGQQGLNMAKELDDSGILKELDIELLGTKMSAIDQAEDREKFRSLMNELDEPVPESAIVHEEEEGVAAANKIGYPIIVRPAFTMGGTGGGIANNEKELREILQNGLSLSPVTQCMLEQSIAGYKEIEFEVMRDANDNAMVVCNMENFDPVGIHTGDSIVYAPVQTLSDREVQMLRDVSLKIIRALKIEGGCNVQLALDPNSFKYYVIEVNPRVSRSSALASKATGYPIAKVAAKIAVGQTLDEIINPVTGTTYAEFEPALDYVVCKIPRWPFDKFVNADRRLGTQMKATGEVMAIGRNIEEATLKAVRSLEIGLVSLDKPELHDISDEKLDEGLVVPQDDRLFYLAEAIRRGYKIEKIADMTKVNLFYLDKLLHIVEIERELRDNPQDLDILLDAKKNGFADKSIAKIWDVDIDSVQKLREDNKITPVYKMVDTCAGEFDSQTPYFYSTYEFENESIVDKKPSIIVIGSGPIRIGQGVEFDYATVHSVKAIQKAGYEAIVMNSNPETVSTDFSISDKLYFEPLTLEDVLNVIELEKPEGVILQFGGQTAVNLAEPLLAHGVKVLGTKVEDINRAEDRDEFEKVIVANKIAHPTGDTASDEGNAVKIAERVGYPVMVRPSYVLGGRAMEIINKKEELNYYMHNAVRVSHDHPVLIDHYLMGQECEVDAICDGSDVLIPGIMEHIERSGVHSGDSMSVYPVQTLSQHVQDQIVDYTEKLAHDLNCIGMMNIQFVVQNDQAYVIEVNPRASRTVPFLSKVTDIPMAQIATKVILGQSLKDQGYKNGVAPVGDLIHVKAPVFSFSKLADVDSLLGPEMKSTGEVMGTDKTYEKALYKAFEATKTHIPSSGKVIFSIKPSDMEEATGLAERFADLGFDLLAVGDTAEALKKDGLDVDSFDDSFEGMMTLIGDKEVGVVVNTIDDEEAGETDGKVMRGVTTEHSVPLFTALDTVDAALKVLEAQSFYIHSI, from the coding sequence ATGACCAAAAGAACTGATATTTCAAAAATTATGGTGATTGGTTCTGGTCCGATTATCATTGGTCAAGCAGCTGAGTTTGATTATTCCGGAACACAAGCTTGTCTTGCATTGAAGGAATTAGGTTACCAAGTAGTCTTGGTTAACTCAAACCCTGCTACTATCATGACTGACACCGAAATTGCTGATAAAGTTTATATCGAACCAATTACCTTACAATTCGTTTCACAAATTTTGCGTAAAGAAAAACCAGATGCAATCCTTCCCACATTAGGTGGACAACAAGGATTGAATATGGCCAAGGAACTTGATGATTCTGGTATCTTGAAAGAATTAGATATCGAATTATTGGGTACTAAGATGAGCGCAATTGATCAAGCAGAAGATAGAGAAAAGTTCCGTTCATTAATGAATGAACTCGACGAACCAGTTCCTGAATCTGCAATTGTTCACGAAGAAGAAGAAGGAGTTGCCGCAGCCAACAAAATTGGTTATCCAATTATCGTTAGACCAGCTTTCACCATGGGTGGAACTGGTGGTGGTATCGCCAACAACGAAAAGGAACTCCGTGAGATCTTACAAAACGGACTGAGCCTTTCTCCGGTTACTCAATGTATGTTGGAACAAAGTATTGCTGGATATAAAGAAATTGAGTTTGAAGTTATGCGTGATGCAAATGATAATGCAATGGTTGTCTGCAACATGGAAAACTTTGATCCAGTCGGAATTCACACTGGTGACTCAATTGTTTATGCTCCCGTTCAAACTTTGTCAGACCGCGAAGTCCAAATGCTTCGTGATGTCTCACTAAAAATTATTCGTGCCTTAAAAATCGAAGGTGGTTGTAACGTTCAGCTTGCCCTCGATCCTAATAGTTTCAAATATTATGTTATTGAAGTTAATCCTAGAGTTAGTCGTTCCAGTGCTTTGGCATCAAAAGCTACTGGTTATCCAATCGCCAAAGTTGCTGCCAAAATTGCTGTCGGCCAAACTTTAGATGAAATTATCAACCCAGTAACAGGAACAACTTATGCCGAATTTGAACCAGCTTTGGATTATGTCGTATGTAAGATTCCTCGTTGGCCATTTGACAAGTTTGTCAACGCTGACCGTCGCCTTGGTACACAAATGAAGGCAACTGGTGAAGTTATGGCCATCGGTAGAAATATTGAAGAAGCTACTTTGAAAGCTGTCCGTTCATTGGAAATTGGTTTGGTATCACTAGACAAGCCAGAGTTGCATGACATTTCTGATGAGAAATTGGATGAAGGATTAGTAGTCCCTCAAGATGATCGACTATTTTATCTAGCTGAAGCAATTCGTCGTGGATACAAGATCGAGAAAATTGCTGATATGACAAAAGTTAATTTATTCTACCTTGATAAATTGCTTCATATTGTTGAGATTGAACGTGAATTACGCGACAATCCACAGGACCTAGATATTTTGCTCGACGCTAAGAAGAATGGGTTTGCTGACAAATCAATCGCCAAGATTTGGGATGTCGATATTGATTCAGTTCAAAAACTTAGAGAAGATAACAAAATCACACCAGTTTACAAAATGGTTGATACATGTGCCGGCGAGTTCGATTCACAAACACCTTACTTCTATAGTACTTACGAATTCGAAAACGAAAGCATTGTCGATAAGAAACCTTCAATCATCGTAATCGGTTCTGGTCCAATCAGAATTGGTCAAGGTGTCGAATTCGATTACGCCACAGTTCATTCAGTTAAAGCTATTCAAAAGGCCGGCTACGAAGCAATCGTTATGAACAGTAATCCAGAAACAGTTTCAACTGATTTCTCAATTTCTGACAAACTTTACTTCGAACCATTAACGCTTGAAGATGTCTTAAACGTTATTGAACTCGAAAAACCAGAAGGTGTCATTCTTCAATTCGGTGGTCAAACTGCTGTTAACTTGGCCGAACCACTTTTGGCACACGGCGTTAAAGTTCTTGGTACAAAGGTTGAAGATATCAACCGTGCTGAAGACCGTGATGAGTTTGAAAAAGTTATCGTTGCAAATAAGATTGCTCATCCAACTGGTGATACAGCCAGTGATGAAGGCAATGCTGTTAAAATTGCCGAACGTGTTGGTTATCCAGTTATGGTCCGTCCTAGTTATGTTCTAGGTGGCCGTGCAATGGAAATCATCAATAAAAAAGAAGAATTAAATTATTACATGCACAATGCCGTTCGAGTTTCACATGATCACCCAGTTTTGATTGATCATTACTTGATGGGTCAAGAATGTGAAGTTGATGCAATTTGTGATGGATCAGATGTCTTGATTCCTGGAATAATGGAACATATCGAAAGATCCGGAGTTCACTCAGGTGATTCAATGTCAGTTTATCCAGTTCAAACTTTGTCCCAGCACGTGCAAGATCAAATCGTCGATTACACAGAAAAATTGGCTCATGATTTGAACTGTATTGGTATGATGAATATTCAGTTCGTTGTTCAAAATGACCAAGCATATGTAATTGAAGTTAACCCAAGAGCTAGTCGTACAGTGCCATTCTTGAGTAAAGTTACTGATATTCCAATGGCCCAAATTGCCACAAAAGTTATCCTCGGTCAAAGTTTGAAGGATCAAGGATACAAGAACGGTGTTGCACCAGTTGGCGACTTGATTCACGTTAAAGCACCAGTATTCTCATTCTCAAAACTAGCAGACGTTGATAGCTTGTTAGGACCAGAAATGAAGTCAACCGGTGAAGTAATGGGAACTGATAAGACATACGAGAAGGCATTATACAAAGCTTTTGAAGCAACCAAGACACACATTCCATCATCAGGAAAAGTTATCTTCAGCATTAAGCCAAGCGACATGGAAGAAGCAACCGGATTAGCAGAAAGATTTGCTGATTTAGGATTCGACCTATTGGCAGTCGGCGACACAGCCGAAGCGCTGAAGAAAGATGGACTCGACGTTGATAGCTTTGACGATTCATTCGAAGGTATGATGACCTTGATTGGCGACAAAGAAGTTGGGGTCGTTGTTAATACTATTGATGATGAAGAAGCCGGTGAAACGGATGGGAAAGTTATGCGTGGCGTAACGACTGAGCATTCTGTACCATTGTTTACGGCGTTGGATACTGTCGATGCAGCATTGAAAGTTTTGGAAGCACAAAGCTTTTATATTCATTCTATTTAG
- a CDS encoding carbamoyl phosphate synthase small subunit yields MKRYLVLEDGNIYPGQAFGAETAAVGELVFSTGMSGYQESITDQSYNGEILMFTFPLIGNYGINRDDYESITPTCKGIVVHELARRANNWRMDLSLDEYLQESGIPGISGVDTRAVTRHIRAKGALKATIVDEVTENTVKDLQNTELPTNQIAQSTTPSAYLVPTHGRKVVLIDYGLKHSILRELSDRHCNLMVLPADATAQQVLDQDPDGVMLTNGPGNPKSVPATLEMIREVEKYVPVFGICMGHQLFALANGADTFKMKFGHRGFNHPVRDLTTGRIDFTSQNHGYAVDRNSLDGTQLEVTHEEINDKTVEGLRHKIYPAFSVQYHPDAAPGPHDADYLFDRFMKLIDDNKAKGTITYDQKN; encoded by the coding sequence ATGAAGCGTTACTTGGTATTAGAAGATGGCAATATTTATCCAGGACAAGCATTCGGTGCCGAAACTGCCGCAGTGGGCGAGTTAGTTTTCAGTACTGGTATGTCCGGCTATCAAGAATCAATAACAGATCAGTCATATAATGGCGAGATCTTAATGTTTACTTTCCCACTAATAGGTAATTACGGTATTAACCGCGATGACTATGAATCAATTACTCCAACTTGCAAAGGTATAGTAGTACATGAACTGGCCCGACGAGCTAACAACTGGAGAATGGACTTATCACTGGACGAATACTTACAAGAGAGTGGCATCCCTGGCATCAGTGGTGTTGACACTCGTGCTGTTACTCGACACATTCGTGCTAAAGGTGCTTTGAAAGCAACTATTGTTGACGAAGTTACTGAAAACACAGTGAAAGATCTCCAGAACACTGAATTACCAACAAATCAAATTGCACAAAGTACTACACCAAGTGCCTATCTAGTACCAACTCATGGGCGTAAAGTTGTATTGATCGATTATGGTTTGAAGCACTCGATTCTAAGAGAATTATCCGACAGACATTGTAATTTGATGGTCTTGCCAGCAGATGCTACTGCTCAACAAGTACTAGACCAAGATCCAGATGGTGTCATGTTAACTAACGGACCCGGTAATCCTAAGAGCGTACCAGCTACTTTGGAAATGATTCGTGAAGTTGAAAAATATGTACCTGTGTTTGGTATTTGTATGGGACATCAATTATTTGCTCTCGCAAATGGTGCTGACACCTTCAAAATGAAGTTCGGACATCGTGGCTTTAATCATCCTGTAAGAGATTTAACTACTGGTCGAATCGATTTTACTTCTCAAAACCATGGTTATGCTGTTGATCGTAACTCACTTGATGGAACTCAATTAGAAGTAACTCATGAAGAAATCAATGACAAAACTGTTGAAGGATTGAGACATAAGATCTATCCGGCCTTTTCTGTGCAATATCACCCGGATGCAGCTCCTGGTCCTCACGATGCAGATTATTTATTCGATAGATTCATGAAGTTAATTGATGATAATAAAGCGAAGGGGACAATCACATATGACCAAAAGAACTGA
- a CDS encoding FecCD family ABC transporter permease has product MTKKIKLTNWLIVLVILMIVFAVINLNTGQMKIAPDKIMNLVFGHGSYYDSIVIFNFRLPEIVITLLVGFALAIAGSVIQTTTQNPMADTSFLGINAGAGIAVMLFVALVKNQDGNLYLLPLMALAGALLSAGLVFMLAYKRDTGITSNRLLLTGVALAGLYSSIMVLLTLKLSPENYQFVMNWLAGSIWGTSWDFVLLSLPWFIICVIFIFSKQRVLDTFNLSDDVAQSLGINLKRERIILIAAAVIMAGVSVSISGGIGFIGLITPNLARRVVGFKHSKQLILSGVLGSFMLLCADTVGKLISSTSEIPVGILVAVIGAPYFIYILVKTR; this is encoded by the coding sequence ATGACGAAAAAAATTAAATTGACTAACTGGCTAATCGTGCTGGTTATTTTGATGATTGTTTTTGCGGTAATTAATCTAAATACTGGTCAGATGAAAATCGCTCCCGATAAAATAATGAATTTAGTATTTGGACATGGCTCGTATTACGATTCTATTGTTATTTTTAACTTCCGCTTGCCTGAAATTGTAATTACATTACTAGTTGGATTTGCGCTGGCAATTGCTGGAAGTGTTATCCAAACGACGACACAAAATCCGATGGCTGATACTAGTTTTCTGGGGATTAATGCTGGTGCGGGAATTGCCGTGATGCTATTTGTGGCACTTGTTAAAAATCAAGATGGTAACTTATATTTATTACCTCTGATGGCGCTAGCTGGCGCGTTATTGAGCGCTGGATTAGTATTCATGCTGGCTTATAAACGCGATACTGGAATTACATCTAATCGCCTGCTATTAACTGGTGTTGCCTTAGCAGGACTGTATTCGTCGATTATGGTGTTACTTACGTTGAAACTATCGCCAGAAAATTATCAGTTTGTTATGAACTGGTTAGCAGGTAGTATTTGGGGAACGAGTTGGGACTTTGTTTTATTGAGTCTACCGTGGTTTATCATCTGTGTAATTTTTATTTTTAGTAAACAGCGAGTTTTAGACACCTTCAATTTATCAGACGATGTGGCTCAATCCTTAGGAATCAATCTTAAACGAGAAAGAATCATTTTAATTGCGGCTGCAGTGATTATGGCTGGCGTAAGTGTTTCAATCAGTGGTGGGATTGGTTTTATTGGTTTGATTACTCCAAATCTTGCTCGAAGAGTAGTAGGGTTCAAACATTCAAAACAACTAATATTATCTGGCGTCCTAGGTAGCTTTATGTTGCTGTGTGCGGATACGGTCGGAAAACTTATTAGTTCTACTAGTGAAATTCCGGTCGGTATTTTAGTCGCCGTAATTGGTGCTCCATATTTTATTTACATATTAGTCAAGACACGTTAA
- a CDS encoding FecCD family ABC transporter permease → MNRSVKYSLQITVSLIILLLLLLFSVRYGANQNSDNTVFNAIFHYEASNVDQRIIREIRIPRVIGAMLIGSALAVSGALMQSVTKNPMADSGLLGINAGAAFMLTICFTFFPKISTINTTIFSVFGAAIAAVLVSFISMMKKAKMSPTILVLSGMAISAFFTAMSEGIALVAHLKQDLAFWHFGGVSAVSWAQLQRLGPWIVVALIAVMFMSSNMNLLGLSDDTIKSLGKNADPIRFLALICVVILSGISVALVGAVAFVGLIVPHIVRFIVGSDNRKVIPMTVLLGADLTVLADLIARTIDPPNETPFGIIISLVGVPFFIYLARKDSRQI, encoded by the coding sequence GTGAACCGCAGTGTAAAGTATTCGCTCCAAATTACGGTAAGCTTAATTATTTTGCTATTGTTATTACTTTTTAGTGTCAGATATGGTGCCAACCAAAATTCTGATAACACCGTTTTTAATGCAATTTTTCATTACGAAGCTTCAAACGTCGATCAACGAATAATCCGTGAAATTAGAATTCCCCGTGTGATTGGTGCCATGCTAATTGGCTCAGCTTTGGCTGTTAGTGGTGCCTTAATGCAAAGTGTCACCAAAAATCCTATGGCTGATTCGGGTTTGTTGGGAATTAATGCCGGTGCAGCTTTTATGTTGACGATTTGTTTTACATTTTTTCCTAAGATTTCGACGATTAACACAACGATTTTTTCTGTTTTTGGAGCTGCAATCGCCGCCGTGTTAGTTTCATTTATTAGTATGATGAAAAAAGCTAAGATGAGCCCAACTATTTTAGTCCTTTCAGGGATGGCTATTAGTGCCTTCTTCACTGCGATGAGTGAAGGAATTGCTTTGGTTGCTCACCTCAAACAAGATTTAGCTTTCTGGCATTTTGGAGGAGTTTCAGCCGTAAGTTGGGCTCAACTTCAGCGACTAGGACCTTGGATAGTCGTCGCGTTAATTGCAGTTATGTTCATGAGTTCAAATATGAACTTGTTGGGATTAAGTGATGATACTATCAAAAGCCTAGGTAAAAATGCTGATCCTATCCGGTTTCTAGCGTTAATTTGTGTAGTCATTTTGTCGGGAATCTCAGTTGCATTAGTCGGGGCAGTTGCCTTTGTTGGACTAATAGTTCCACACATTGTTCGATTCATCGTCGGCAGCGACAATCGCAAAGTAATTCCGATGACGGTGCTATTGGGTGCAGATTTGACCGTTTTAGCCGACTTAATCGCCAGAACTATTGACCCGCCTAACGAGACTCCTTTTGGGATAATAATTTCTCTCGTAGGTGTACCTTTCTTCATCTATCTCGCAAGAAAGGACAGTAGACAAATATGA
- a CDS encoding ABC transporter ATP-binding protein, protein MDIIETKKVCVSYEKKLTIHDLSIQIPKGQVTTLIGPNGCGKSTLIRTMAHLLKPCDGAVFLDSQNIENKKNSEIAHQMAVLPQTSDVANDLTVRELVTFGRIPYRKHFANLSKIDREKIDWALEKASLQDLQNRLLSTLSGGQCQRAWIAMAIAQDTDTIILDEPTTYLDLTHQLDVMLLIKELNEKEHRTIIMALHDLNHAARFSDQLIAIKGGVLQTAGSVKQVITRDNLRNIFDIDAKIVQENNRPMILTYDRWKNGEAV, encoded by the coding sequence ATGGATATTATTGAAACTAAAAAAGTTTGTGTTAGTTACGAAAAGAAACTAACAATTCATGATCTGTCGATTCAAATTCCGAAGGGGCAAGTTACTACTTTGATTGGTCCTAATGGCTGTGGAAAGTCAACCTTGATTAGAACTATGGCTCATTTACTCAAACCATGTGACGGGGCTGTTTTTTTAGATAGTCAAAACATTGAAAATAAAAAGAATAGCGAAATCGCCCATCAAATGGCGGTTTTACCACAGACTAGTGATGTGGCGAATGATTTAACTGTCCGTGAATTAGTCACATTCGGTCGGATACCATATCGGAAGCATTTCGCAAATTTGTCGAAGATTGATCGAGAGAAAATTGATTGGGCATTGGAGAAAGCCTCATTGCAAGACTTACAAAACAGATTGTTGAGCACTCTTTCTGGTGGTCAATGTCAAAGAGCCTGGATAGCCATGGCAATTGCTCAAGACACCGACACAATAATTCTTGATGAACCGACAACTTATTTAGATTTAACACATCAACTGGATGTCATGTTATTAATTAAGGAATTAAATGAGAAGGAACATCGCACGATTATTATGGCATTACATGATTTAAATCATGCGGCAAGATTTTCCGACCAGCTGATAGCCATCAAAGGTGGGGTTTTACAAACTGCCGGTTCAGTCAAACAAGTCATAACTCGTGATAATTTGCGAAATATTTTTGATATCGATGCCAAAATTGTTCAAGAAAATAATCGACCAATGATTTTGACATATGATCGCTGGAAGAATGGTGAAGCCGTGTGA
- a CDS encoding ABC transporter substrate-binding protein codes for MNKKRLFTTTLFIAMFMLAFLAGCSNTSSSNNGTRELKDSMGHEVNVPTTPKRVVGSYLEDYLVSVGVKPVVQWSVKNGASTQEYLKKDLKGVPTIDYALPYEAVTKAKPDLILMGTDSQVQNGKYKQYEKIAPTYVVKNDDKVGWRAQFLDVAKAVNKTAKAKQVLKKYDNKVTSARSELKQKAPNKSAAVIWVTNNQAFIVSDKSSSGTLLYDDLKLKEPSLVKEVSNKATADWSAVSLEKLAKLDADYIFLVNSDKGADMFNDPVWTNISAVKDHHVYQYGNDSSWQYKGPIAYTQMINNVLSDITK; via the coding sequence ATGAACAAAAAAAGACTTTTCACTACCACATTATTTATCGCAATGTTCATGCTAGCATTTTTAGCCGGATGCAGTAATACAAGTAGCTCCAACAATGGTACGAGGGAACTAAAAGATTCTATGGGTCATGAAGTTAATGTTCCGACAACTCCCAAGCGTGTTGTCGGAAGCTACTTAGAGGATTACTTAGTTTCCGTTGGAGTAAAACCAGTCGTCCAATGGTCCGTGAAAAATGGTGCTAGCACCCAAGAGTATTTGAAAAAAGATTTAAAGGGTGTGCCCACCATTGACTACGCTCTACCATACGAAGCTGTCACAAAAGCAAAACCTGATTTAATTTTAATGGGCACAGACTCTCAAGTCCAAAATGGCAAATATAAGCAATACGAAAAAATTGCTCCAACTTATGTCGTGAAAAATGACGACAAAGTTGGCTGGAGAGCCCAATTCCTTGACGTAGCCAAGGCTGTCAATAAAACTGCTAAAGCTAAACAAGTTTTGAAAAAATATGATAATAAAGTCACTTCAGCACGTTCAGAATTAAAACAAAAAGCTCCAAATAAATCAGCTGCAGTAATATGGGTCACTAATAATCAAGCTTTTATCGTCAGTGACAAATCCTCAAGTGGTACATTGCTGTACGACGATTTGAAGTTGAAAGAACCAAGTCTAGTTAAAGAGGTTTCTAACAAAGCTACGGCTGACTGGTCAGCTGTCTCATTAGAAAAATTAGCTAAACTAGACGCTGATTATATTTTCTTGGTTAATAGTGATAAGGGTGCTGACATGTTTAACGATCCAGTCTGGACAAACATTTCTGCCGTTAAAGATCATCACGTTTACCAATATGGAAACGACTCAAGTTGGCAATACAAGGGACCTATCGCTTATACCCAAATGATTAATAACGTCTTATCTGATATCACCAAATAG
- a CDS encoding phosphoglycerate dehydrogenase, with protein sequence MYQVKTFNAIAKTGLETFDDNFKINQSETPDAYLIRSVNLLEEKFPTSLKTIVRCGVGFNNVPLDRATENGIAVFNTPGSNANAVKEIVISLMIATARNLFAANDYSNKHTEADISQRTEKDKTKFNGTELAGKRLAVIGLGNVGARVANAALALGMKVIGYDPYLSSNAAWRIDNKVKRASSIRRAVKNADFVTVHVPKNDDTIGLISTTEMTAMKDDVVLFNYSRIGIVDNKAAVEGVKSGKISHYNTDFGEPILADQPNITITPHIGGSTLEAESNGAVQGANTVMNYLESGDTTNSVNLPQMNLPFEAQYRLTLIHKNVPNMVGQISTEMANRGINIENMSNAARGSVAYTIIDVNSIESDDREDLLNRLNSIKEIHRVRVIEHS encoded by the coding sequence ATGTATCAAGTAAAAACATTTAACGCCATTGCTAAAACGGGATTGGAAACTTTCGATGATAATTTCAAGATTAATCAGAGCGAAACTCCGGATGCCTATTTAATTCGTTCTGTTAACTTATTGGAAGAAAAATTCCCAACCAGTTTAAAAACAATCGTCCGCTGTGGAGTAGGTTTCAATAACGTGCCATTGGATCGAGCTACTGAAAATGGAATTGCCGTCTTCAACACACCGGGAAGTAATGCGAACGCTGTTAAAGAAATAGTTATCTCATTAATGATTGCCACAGCCAGAAATCTTTTCGCCGCAAACGATTATTCAAACAAACATACCGAAGCCGATATTTCTCAGAGAACTGAAAAAGACAAAACTAAGTTCAACGGAACAGAATTAGCCGGAAAACGACTAGCTGTTATTGGATTAGGAAATGTCGGTGCTAGAGTTGCTAATGCAGCTTTGGCTTTGGGAATGAAAGTCATCGGATACGATCCATACTTATCATCAAATGCTGCATGGCGAATCGATAACAAAGTAAAACGTGCCAGTTCAATTAGAAGAGCAGTCAAAAACGCTGACTTCGTAACAGTCCATGTTCCAAAGAATGACGATACAATTGGCTTGATCAGTACTACTGAAATGACCGCTATGAAAGATGACGTAGTCTTATTCAACTATTCAAGAATTGGAATCGTTGATAATAAAGCCGCCGTTGAAGGTGTTAAATCAGGTAAAATCAGTCATTACAACACTGACTTCGGCGAACCAATCTTAGCCGACCAACCAAATATCACAATTACTCCCCATATTGGTGGCTCAACTCTAGAAGCTGAATCAAACGGAGCCGTTCAAGGTGCCAACACTGTGATGAATTACTTGGAATCAGGAGATACGACTAATTCAGTTAATTTGCCACAAATGAATTTACCATTTGAGGCTCAATATCGTTTAACTTTGATCCACAAAAATGTACCTAACATGGTTGGTCAGATTTCGACGGAAATGGCTAATCGAGGTATTAACATTGAGAATATGTCGAATGCCGCTCGTGGTAGTGTTGCTTATACGATTATTGATGTTAATTCTATTGAGTCTGATGACCGTGAAGATTTGTTGAATAGACTTAATTCAATTAAGGAGATCCATCGAGTGAGAGTTATTGAACATAGTTAA
- the serC gene encoding 3-phosphoserine/phosphohydroxythreonine transaminase, which translates to MTIYNFSAGPATMPDPVIAQIKADMPSYKNSGMSVMEISHRSALFDDIINTAEQDMRDLLKIPDNYKVLFFQGGGTLQFTTAPMNLATKYHKIGLLDSGHWADRAGDEAKRVGVKVDVLNSTKDIKYTKLPIIKNLTQDTYDYVHVCLNNTIEGTAYSTLPDTGATTLVGDMSSNFMGQQYNIEDFGAIMAGAQKNLGIAGLTLVIVRDDLIGKVQNLPSMLDYDLFAKKNSMFNTPPVFAIYAAGLVLKWLKEQGGVAEMERRNRAKSDLLYNFLDESKLFTAPVEKADRSLVNIPFVTGNPDLDAKLIAEATEAGLLNIKGHRSVGGMRASLYNAMPYEGAQALVDFLDKFEKNNRGTN; encoded by the coding sequence GCCGATATGCCTTCATACAAAAATTCGGGAATGAGCGTAATGGAGATTTCTCATCGTTCCGCACTTTTCGATGACATCATCAACACAGCTGAACAAGACATGCGTGATTTGTTGAAAATTCCTGATAATTACAAAGTACTATTTTTCCAAGGAGGCGGAACCCTCCAGTTCACCACTGCACCAATGAATCTCGCCACAAAGTATCATAAAATTGGACTCCTAGACAGTGGTCACTGGGCTGACCGAGCCGGCGACGAAGCCAAGAGAGTCGGCGTCAAAGTTGATGTCTTGAATTCAACTAAAGATATTAAATACACAAAACTACCTATTATAAAAAATTTGACACAAGATACTTACGATTATGTGCATGTATGTTTGAACAATACAATTGAGGGAACGGCTTATTCTACGCTGCCAGATACTGGTGCAACCACATTAGTAGGTGACATGTCATCTAACTTTATGGGACAACAATATAATATTGAAGATTTCGGTGCCATCATGGCCGGTGCCCAAAAGAATCTGGGAATTGCTGGATTAACGTTAGTCATCGTTCGTGACGACTTAATTGGCAAAGTTCAAAACTTACCAAGCATGCTAGATTACGATTTATTCGCTAAGAAAAATTCAATGTTCAATACACCACCAGTTTTCGCGATTTACGCAGCTGGATTAGTCTTGAAGTGGCTTAAAGAACAAGGTGGCGTTGCCGAAATGGAAAGACGCAACCGAGCAAAATCTGACTTGCTATATAACTTTTTGGATGAGTCGAAACTATTCACTGCTCCAGTTGAAAAGGCCGACCGCTCATTAGTAAATATTCCTTTCGTAACCGGAAATCCTGACTTGGATGCGAAATTGATTGCTGAAGCAACTGAGGCTGGTCTATTAAATATCAAAGGTCACCGTTCAGTTGGTGGGATGCGTGCTAGTTTGTACAATGCGATGCCATATGAAGGTGCGCAAGCACTGGTCGATTTTCTAGATAAATTTGAGAAAAATAACAGGGGGACGAACTAA